From the Ilumatobacteraceae bacterium genome, the window CGCGCTCGCGCTGTTCGGATACATCGTGCTGCAGTGGCTGCCGCTCGTGATCCTGACCTCGCTCGTCCTCGCGGTGTTCGCCGCCGGATTCGGACTCGCGCTGGCTGCCGCCAACGTCTACTTCCGCGACATGACGTACCTGTGGGGCATCGTGGTCCAGGCATGGTTCTTCTCGACGCCGATCGTGTACCGACCGGGGTTGGTCGCCGAACGGCTCGACGAGTACCCGACGATCGTGCGGATCTACAACGACCTGCCGATGGCCGTCGTCGTGCGCGTGTTCCGCGATCTCATGTTCAACCTGCGGATGCCGCGGTTGATCGACTACGGGCTGCTGACGGGGTATGCCGTGGTCGCGTTGCTGTTCGGCTGGTGGCTGTTCGACAAGCTCGAAGGCCGGTTCGCCGAAGAGCTCTGACCGCCGCTGCGCCGTCCGGTCGGCGCCGTCGTCAGGGGTAGAGATTCCACGTGCCGCCGAGCGTCACGAGGCCGCGGTCGCCCGACTCGCCCTTGAGCACGTCGAACTTGACGAACCGGCTCCGCACGTCGTACTCGCGCTGGCCCGACTCGTCGACGACCGAGCAGCTCATCTCGTAGGTGCCCTCGGTGAGCGGCAGCGTGTCGAGCTCGAATCTGATGATCCGTTCACCGTGGACCACGTCGATGAACGCGTCGCGGTTGCGGGTGCTGACCTCGGAGACGAGCGTCGCGTTCTGGTCGTAGATCGACAGCACGATCTCCGGGGCGATCACCGGCTCGTCCGCGGTCAGCAACAGCTGGATCGCGTGTGGTTCGCCGGACACGGCGAAGTCGATGGGCTTGTTGTCGGAGCCGAGGATCTCGACGGCGGCGACCTGGACCTCGCCGGTGCCCCAGCGGAGCCCGTCGAGGTACTGCACCGACCGACCGTCGTGGGTGGTCTGCATGTACGCCTCGGTGATGTCCTGCGGCGGGCCGATCATGCGGAGGTTGCCGTGGTCGATCCACGCCGCCCGCTTGCAGAGCCGGACCACGTCGGACATGCCGTGGGTGACGAGCACGATCGTCTTGCCGCGGTCGCGGAAGTCGGCGATCTTGTCGCCGCACTTGGCCTGGAAGTCGGCGTCGCCGACGGCGAGCACCTCGTCGATGATCAGCACGTCGGGGTCGACGTTGACCGCCACGGCGAACCCGAGCCGGACGAACATGCCCGACGAGTAGTTCTTCACGGGGGTGTCGATGAACTGTTCGAGACCGGAGAACTCGACGATCTCCTCGAACTTCTGATCGACCTGGCGTCGCGACACACCCAGGATGGCGGCGTTGAGGTACACGTTCTCCTTGCCGCTGAGCTCGGGATGGAAGCCGGCACCCAGTTCGAGCAGGGCCGAGATCGAACCGTCGACCGAGACCGTGCCCTCGTCGGGTTGCAGGATCTTCGTCAGACACTTGAGCAGCGTCGACTTGCCGCTGCCGTTGTGCCCGATGATGCCGAAGGTCTCGCCCTCGTGCACGTCGAAACTGATGTCGCGGAGCGCCCAGAAGTCTTCGTAGGTGCTGCGCCGCAGGTTGAGGAGCGACTGCTTGAGCGACTGGTTGCGTTCGTGGAACAGCCGGAAGCGCTTCGACAGGTGCGAGACGTGAACGACCGGTTCAGCGTTGCTCGTCGTGGAAGACATCGCCCTGACGCTATCCGTCGCCGGGCTCCGCAGGCGCGACGCCCGTGCCGGGGAGCGCTCCCGGCCTGGTTCCGCCGCGTCCGGCCCGCCGTGCCGGAACCAGGTGGATTGGTAGGGTCCTCGCCATGTCAGAGCCCGCCGACGGCGACACACCGGGCGACCGTCCACCGGGTTCGTACGACGACACGCCGGTCGCCGGTGTCGTCCTCGACCCGCCATCGGAGACCGACGACCGTGCCGACGAACCGGAGCGCGACGCTGCGGTCTGGGTGCGCGACGACTGGTACGTGTGCGTCGGGCTGTTCCTGGTCTCGCTCCTGTTCGTCGGGCTCCACCAGGCCTCGTACGAGACCCTCTCGCCGATCGACGAACTCCAGCACGTCGACTTCGTGATCCGAGCCGGCGAGTTCGACATCCCGCTCCGGAACGAGCGCATCGGGCAGGAGGCGATGGCCGAAGCCGCCTG encodes:
- a CDS encoding ABC transporter ATP-binding protein; protein product: MSSTTSNAEPVVHVSHLSKRFRLFHERNQSLKQSLLNLRRSTYEDFWALRDISFDVHEGETFGIIGHNGSGKSTLLKCLTKILQPDEGTVSVDGSISALLELGAGFHPELSGKENVYLNAAILGVSRRQVDQKFEEIVEFSGLEQFIDTPVKNYSSGMFVRLGFAVAVNVDPDVLIIDEVLAVGDADFQAKCGDKIADFRDRGKTIVLVTHGMSDVVRLCKRAAWIDHGNLRMIGPPQDITEAYMQTTHDGRSVQYLDGLRWGTGEVQVAAVEILGSDNKPIDFAVSGEPHAIQLLLTADEPVIAPEIVLSIYDQNATLVSEVSTRNRDAFIDVVHGERIIRFELDTLPLTEGTYEMSCSVVDESGQREYDVRSRFVKFDVLKGESGDRGLVTLGGTWNLYP
- a CDS encoding ABC transporter permease; protein product: MSSASELIARRELLWNLTLRELRGRYKRSLLGWGWSLLNPIAFMLVYTFAFSIVIGANPDPGVPSGNSSYAFFLLCGLLPWSFFNVSVGEAMGSIVSNGALVRKVAFPREHLVVATILAGMFTLAIELTVLSIALALFGYIVLQWLPLVILTSLVLAVFAAGFGLALAAANVYFRDMTYLWGIVVQAWFFSTPIVYRPGLVAERLDEYPTIVRIYNDLPMAVVVRVFRDLMFNLRMPRLIDYGLLTGYAVVALLFGWWLFDKLEGRFAEEL